A single window of Sphingobacteriales bacterium DNA harbors:
- a CDS encoding substrate-binding domain-containing protein, which produces MKNIKGTILYFMMFAMLVASCKQKKKDENLEGELKIYADTNLAVLLDQFIPVFENIYPNIQIKFVYKYEDEILQDYFDNKTDNIILSRRLSENEVAYANQHKASESSQFTFAYDAIAVFTNKNNQDSIFNTSKYTTYQMVFDNSKSGIAKVVMPDTIQKVAANLIQNFKDMQSFIVTNQAIGFVQFSNISNKNIRETNDFYNQYKLLKVKSGQDVFELNQEAIFQSSYPFMRQLTIISTQSMTSKQKLFSRFLFKSRASKLILHHGIVPAKIPSIEINMIDRNFQVEP; this is translated from the coding sequence ATGAAGAATATTAAAGGAACGATTTTGTATTTTATGATGTTTGCAATGCTTGTTGCATCATGTAAGCAAAAGAAGAAAGATGAAAATTTAGAAGGCGAACTTAAAATATATGCTGACACAAATCTTGCTGTATTATTAGATCAGTTTATTCCAGTTTTTGAAAATATCTATCCAAATATTCAAATAAAATTTGTGTACAAATATGAAGATGAAATATTACAAGACTATTTTGATAATAAAACAGATAATATTATTCTGAGCAGAAGACTGTCTGAGAATGAAGTAGCTTATGCCAACCAACACAAAGCCTCAGAATCATCTCAATTTACATTTGCATATGATGCCATTGCTGTTTTTACAAATAAGAACAATCAAGATTCTATATTTAATACTTCAAAATATACTACCTATCAGATGGTTTTTGATAATAGTAAATCAGGAATTGCAAAAGTTGTTATGCCAGATACTATCCAGAAAGTAGCTGCCAATTTAATTCAGAATTTTAAAGATATGCAATCATTCATTGTAACAAATCAAGCAATTGGGTTTGTGCAGTTTAGTAATATTTCAAATAAAAATATTAGAGAAACTAATGATTTTTACAATCAATATAAATTATTAAAAGTAAAATCAGGGCAAGATGTATTTGAACTCAACCAAGAAGCAATATTTCAAAGTTCTTATCCATTTATGCGACAACTTACTATAATTTCTACACAAAGCATGACATCTAAGCAGAAATTGTTTTCAAGATTTCTTTTCAAATCAAGAGCATCAAAATTAATTTTACACCATGGAATAGTGCCAGCCAAAATTCCATCAATAGAAATTAATATGATTGATAGAAATTTTCAAGTTGAGCCATAA
- a CDS encoding citrate synthase — MSEEKITLNIGGKETICPVIVGTENEPAIDISNLRQDTGFVTLDFGYKNTGATTSKITFLDGEEGILRYRGYDISELAEKSNFVEVTYLLLYGELPTAAQLKSFEEELKKNSDIPEEIGNIIKAMPKGTHPMAQLAAATIALSGVFGKDAAKTTNENLINILAKFPVIVAMVMRNSQGKDFVNNDKSLGYVENFLNMAFGTMPSAAVVDAMDKLLILHADHEQNCSTSTVRMVGSSNANIYASVSGGIAALWGPLHGGANQAVLEQLEAIEKDGGSTQKFVDMAKDKESGFRLMGFGHRVYKNFDPRAKIIKKAADDVLKDLNIVDKKLTIARELEQAALTDEYFVKRNLYPNVDFYSGIIYQAIGFPTDIFTTLFALGRLPGWVSQWKEMKENKEPIGRPRQIYTGAVLRTYPNIEER; from the coding sequence ATGTCAGAAGAAAAAATCACATTGAACATCGGTGGCAAAGAAACAATTTGTCCAGTAATAGTTGGTACAGAAAATGAGCCAGCAATTGATATTAGTAATTTAAGACAAGATACAGGCTTTGTAACACTGGATTTTGGATACAAGAATACAGGCGCAACTACTAGTAAAATTACATTTCTTGATGGAGAAGAAGGTATTTTAAGATACAGAGGCTACGATATTTCAGAACTAGCAGAAAAATCAAACTTTGTTGAAGTAACATATTTATTATTGTATGGAGAATTACCAACAGCAGCTCAATTAAAATCTTTTGAAGAAGAATTGAAAAAGAATTCTGACATACCAGAAGAAATAGGAAATATAATAAAAGCTATGCCAAAAGGCACACATCCAATGGCACAGTTAGCAGCAGCAACAATAGCACTATCTGGTGTATTTGGAAAAGATGCTGCAAAAACTACAAATGAAAACTTAATTAATATCTTAGCTAAATTCCCAGTCATTGTTGCAATGGTAATGAGAAATTCGCAAGGAAAAGATTTTGTTAACAATGATAAATCTTTAGGATATGTTGAGAATTTCTTAAACATGGCTTTTGGCACAATGCCTTCTGCAGCAGTTGTAGATGCTATGGATAAATTATTAATATTACACGCTGATCATGAACAAAATTGTTCTACATCAACTGTGCGTATGGTAGGTTCATCAAATGCAAATATCTATGCATCAGTAAGTGGTGGCATTGCAGCACTTTGGGGACCATTACATGGTGGCGCAAATCAAGCAGTATTAGAGCAACTTGAAGCTATTGAAAAGGATGGTGGCTCTACACAGAAATTTGTGGATATGGCTAAAGACAAAGAATCTGGATTTAGATTAATGGGCTTTGGACATAGAGTGTATAAAAACTTTGATCCAAGAGCAAAAATTATTAAAAAAGCAGCAGATGATGTTTTAAAAGATTTGAATATTGTAGATAAAAAATTAACAATAGCAAGAGAATTAGAACAAGCTGCATTGACTGATGAGTATTTCGTAAAAAGAAATTTATATCCAAATGTAGATTTCTATTCTGGAATAATATATCAAGCAATTGGTTTCCCAACAGATATTTTTACAACATTATTTGCATTAGGTAGATTACCAGGTTGGGTGTCACAATGGAAAGAAATGAAAGAAAATAAAGAACCAATAGGTAGACCAAGACAAATCTATACAGGTGCTGTGCTTAGAACGTATCCTAATATTGAAGAAAGGTAA
- a CDS encoding ATP-binding cassette domain-containing protein, with protein sequence MSNQELGKEANKISKDRLFYSLGIFKYLMPYKIYFIIGMIALVLSSASVMILPKLIGGLVDVSTGKSFYDIKNRNTLGLFFIIVFITQGVLSFLRIYLFAKANEPALANIRQDLYDKIISMPIPFFEERRIGDLTSRITNDVAALQDVLSLTLAETFRQISVLIIGIAMLFFTSVKLTMVMLMSIPIVVLIAVIFGKFIQKNSRLTQEALAEANVIAEETFQSISMVKAYTSENYESNRYKKKIENTLRLALKNSLYRGTFVSFIIVATFGSIMFVLWYGSGLVEQYQSNSSQGMSEGNLVSFLIVTVFIGAALGGLSDAFGRILKALGSSERILDMINDKTETDANEYQSKVLNGDIVFKDISFAYPSRKDILIFDALNLEINQGKKIALVGASGAGKSTIFNLLLRFYQPDSGNVYINNVSINDITVKELRGNIAIVPQEVILFGGTIRENILYGKKDATETELLEAAKKANAWQFIKNFPEGLDTIVGERGVKLSGGQKQRIAIARAILKDPAILLLDEATSALDAESEVLVQDALNNLMENRTTIIIAHRLSTIRNVDTIYVLDKGKIVEHGTHSELSQLESGMYNNLLKLQYQLT encoded by the coding sequence ATGAGTAATCAGGAATTAGGTAAAGAGGCGAATAAAATTTCAAAGGATAGATTGTTTTATTCATTAGGTATTTTTAAATATTTAATGCCATATAAAATCTATTTTATAATAGGAATGATAGCATTGGTTTTATCTAGTGCGTCTGTTATGATTTTACCAAAATTAATAGGTGGCTTGGTTGATGTTTCTACAGGCAAATCATTCTATGATATTAAAAATAGGAATACACTAGGATTGTTTTTTATTATCGTATTTATTACGCAAGGTGTCTTATCTTTTCTTAGAATATATCTTTTTGCAAAAGCAAACGAGCCAGCATTAGCAAATATCAGACAAGATTTGTATGATAAAATCATTAGTATGCCAATTCCATTTTTTGAAGAAAGAAGAATTGGCGATCTTACTAGTAGAATTACTAATGATGTCGCAGCATTACAAGATGTTTTATCATTAACATTAGCTGAAACATTTAGACAAATATCAGTTTTAATTATAGGCATAGCAATGTTGTTTTTTACTTCAGTAAAATTGACAATGGTTATGCTAATGTCTATTCCTATTGTAGTTCTAATTGCAGTAATATTTGGTAAGTTTATTCAAAAAAATTCAAGACTTACACAAGAAGCACTAGCTGAAGCAAATGTAATTGCAGAAGAAACTTTCCAATCTATTTCTATGGTAAAAGCATACACCAGCGAAAATTATGAAAGCAATAGATATAAGAAGAAGATAGAAAACACACTGAGATTAGCACTTAAAAATTCATTATACAGAGGCACATTTGTTTCATTCATCATTGTGGCAACTTTTGGTTCAATAATGTTTGTGTTATGGTATGGTTCTGGTTTGGTAGAACAATATCAAAGCAATTCAAGTCAAGGAATGTCAGAAGGAAATTTAGTTTCTTTTTTAATAGTTACTGTGTTTATTGGTGCAGCATTAGGTGGACTGAGTGATGCTTTTGGAAGAATATTAAAAGCATTAGGTTCTTCCGAACGTATCTTAGATATGATAAATGACAAAACAGAAACAGATGCAAATGAATACCAATCAAAAGTTTTGAATGGTGATATTGTATTTAAAGATATAAGCTTTGCATATCCATCAAGAAAAGATATTCTGATATTTGATGCATTAAATTTGGAAATTAACCAAGGTAAAAAAATTGCACTTGTAGGTGCGTCAGGTGCAGGAAAATCAACTATCTTTAATTTATTACTTAGATTTTATCAGCCAGATAGCGGTAATGTATATATAAATAATGTAAGTATAAATGATATTACAGTAAAAGAATTAAGAGGAAATATTGCCATTGTACCACAAGAAGTAATATTGTTTGGTGGAACAATTAGAGAAAATATTTTGTACGGTAAAAAAGATGCTACAGAAACAGAATTGTTAGAAGCAGCAAAAAAGGCAAATGCATGGCAATTTATTAAAAACTTTCCAGAAGGTCTTGATACAATCGTTGGCGAACGTGGCGTAAAATTATCAGGTGGACAAAAACAAAGAATTGCAATTGCACGGGCAATTTTAAAAGATCCAGCAATACTATTGTTAGATGAAGCAACAAGTGCATTAGATGCAGAATCTGAAGTGCTAGTACAAGATGCTTTGAATAATTTAATGGAAAATAGAACAACAATTATTATTGCACATAGACTTTCTACAATAAGAAACGTAGATACTATTTATGTATTAGATAAAGGAAAAATTGTTGAACACGGAACTCATAGCGAGTTGAGCCAATTGGAATCTGGAATGTATAATAATTTGCTTAAACTACAATACCAACTTACCTAG
- a CDS encoding bifunctional UDP-N-acetylmuramoyl-tripeptide:D-alanyl-D-alanine ligase/alanine racemase, with translation MQKNYLLYLCLVQYHLSKIASILSTENNIISDNIITQVAIDSRTNLHKHTLFFCIVGERNNGHHYIKNCYEKGVRSFIISENIDAEKFPTAQFITVKNCLDALQSLATFHRVQFNLRTIGITGSNGKTIIKEWLYQLIHQDRKTIKSPKSYNSQVGVALSILNIETEHEIGIFEAGISSTMEMENLEKMIQPNIGIFSNIGPAHDSGFISIEEKIEEKLKLFNHADVIIYHIEYEQLHEKLKNRNNTYAWKKENIGNNLYNICIYHKENKIFDQSFHIHFEDAASVENCIHCIVCLYLLEYDTTTIQQRIEKLRNLPMRLELKYGINNCTIIDDSYSADFLSLQIAIDFLNQQDAQKSKTIILSDFEESGLSAESFIQKIISICQQHQFKKIIGVGKIFTEYKAILQKYINTVFVFDNTENLLDNIATLNFNNEIILVKGARKFEFENITKELIGQTHETILEINLNALTHNLNIYKSILNKNIGIIAMVKAFSYGSGSIELASLLEKEGVSILAVAYTDEGVTLRRNGIKTPIMVMNPDKVDFNRMIQYQLEPEIYSISILEKLIEKADGVPICIHLKIETGMNRLGIPSTEINVLIDILSNHRNITIKTIFSHLSASEDEIFDNFTHQQIDTFNAICTSIEQALQIKIPKHILNSAGIVRFKDAQFNFVRLGIGLYGVDSSGILQNKLQTISRLKTRVAQIKHVKQFDTVGYSRKGVANRDITIAVLAIGYADGFDRRFGNGVGEVSINGKRAKIIGNVCMDMCMADITNIEDVQEGDEVEIYGKEISIIDQAKKIGTIPYELLTSISSRVKRIYFLD, from the coding sequence ATGCAGAAGAATTATCTTTTATATCTTTGTCTTGTGCAATATCATTTATCTAAAATTGCGAGTATTTTAAGTACAGAAAACAATATTATTTCTGATAATATTATTACTCAAGTTGCTATAGATTCAAGAACAAATCTACACAAACATACCTTATTCTTTTGCATTGTTGGCGAACGAAACAATGGTCATCATTACATAAAAAATTGTTATGAAAAAGGTGTTCGCAGCTTTATTATTTCAGAAAATATTGATGCAGAAAAATTTCCTACTGCACAATTCATTACTGTAAAAAACTGCTTAGATGCCTTACAATCATTGGCAACATTTCATAGAGTACAATTTAATTTGCGTACTATTGGAATCACTGGTTCTAATGGCAAAACAATTATCAAAGAATGGTTGTATCAACTAATTCATCAAGATAGAAAGACAATAAAAAGTCCAAAGAGTTATAATTCTCAAGTTGGTGTAGCATTGTCCATTTTAAATATAGAAACAGAACATGAAATAGGAATTTTTGAAGCTGGTATTTCATCTACAATGGAAATGGAAAACTTAGAAAAAATGATACAGCCAAATATTGGTATTTTTTCTAACATTGGTCCAGCACACGATTCTGGTTTTATATCCATAGAAGAAAAAATTGAGGAAAAGCTAAAGTTGTTCAATCATGCTGATGTAATAATTTACCATATTGAATATGAGCAATTGCATGAAAAATTAAAAAACAGAAATAATACTTATGCTTGGAAGAAAGAAAACATAGGTAACAATCTTTACAATATTTGCATCTATCACAAAGAAAATAAAATATTTGATCAAAGTTTTCATATACATTTTGAAGATGCAGCATCTGTAGAAAACTGTATTCATTGTATTGTTTGTCTGTACCTTTTAGAATATGATACTACAACAATACAACAACGAATAGAAAAGTTGCGCAACTTACCAATGCGTTTAGAACTCAAATATGGTATTAATAATTGTACAATAATTGATGATTCTTATTCAGCAGATTTTCTATCATTACAAATTGCTATTGATTTCTTAAATCAACAAGATGCTCAGAAAAGCAAAACCATTATTCTTTCTGATTTTGAAGAAAGTGGCTTAAGCGCAGAAAGTTTTATACAAAAAATAATTTCTATTTGTCAGCAACATCAATTTAAAAAAATAATTGGTGTAGGTAAAATATTTACTGAATACAAAGCCATATTGCAAAAATATATAAATACAGTTTTTGTTTTTGACAATACAGAAAACTTATTAGATAATATTGCAACATTAAACTTTAATAATGAAATTATTTTAGTAAAAGGTGCAAGAAAATTTGAGTTTGAAAATATCACCAAAGAATTGATTGGACAAACACATGAAACAATTTTAGAAATAAATCTAAATGCACTTACACATAATTTGAATATTTATAAATCTATTTTAAATAAAAATATTGGTATAATTGCCATGGTCAAGGCATTTTCTTATGGAAGTGGTAGTATAGAATTGGCAAGTTTATTGGAGAAAGAAGGCGTGTCTATACTTGCAGTTGCGTACACTGACGAAGGTGTGACGCTTAGAAGAAACGGCATTAAAACACCTATCATGGTTATGAATCCTGATAAGGTTGATTTTAATAGAATGATACAATATCAACTTGAACCTGAAATATATTCTATTTCAATTTTAGAGAAATTAATAGAAAAAGCTGATGGTGTGCCAATATGTATTCATCTTAAAATAGAAACAGGAATGAATAGGTTAGGCATTCCAAGCACTGAAATTAATGTATTAATAGACATACTTTCTAATCATCGTAATATCACGATAAAGACAATATTTTCGCATCTTTCTGCAAGTGAAGATGAGATTTTTGATAATTTTACGCATCAACAAATTGATACTTTTAATGCAATTTGTACATCAATAGAACAAGCACTGCAAATAAAGATTCCAAAACATATTTTAAATTCTGCTGGAATTGTTCGTTTTAAAGATGCACAATTTAATTTTGTAAGATTAGGTATTGGTTTGTATGGCGTAGACAGTAGTGGCATTTTGCAAAACAAACTACAAACAATTAGTAGATTAAAAACAAGAGTTGCCCAAATAAAACATGTAAAACAATTTGATACTGTTGGTTATTCTAGAAAAGGTGTAGCCAATCGTGATATTACAATTGCAGTTTTGGCAATTGGCTACGCTGATGGTTTTGATAGAAGATTCGGCAATGGTGTTGGTGAAGTTTCTATCAATGGGAAACGTGCAAAAATTATAGGTAATGTATGCATGGACATGTGCATGGCAGACATCACAAATATTGAAGATGTACAAGAAGGTGATGAAGTAGAAATCTATGGAAAAGAAATTTCTATTATAGACCAAGCAAAGAAAATTGGCACAATTCCTTACGAATTATTGACCTCAATTTCATCAAGAGTAAAAAGAATATATTTTTTAGACTAG
- a CDS encoding UvrD-helicase domain-containing protein, whose protein sequence is MQSQLKIYKASAGSGKTYTLAKSYVKILIRNPKHYKNILAITFTKKATAEMKNRILLFLQQITDNSNKQLIADVIAEIKNEYKFDVSEIIHKQAAKAIQYILHDYSHFQVTTIDSFFQLIIRSFAKELKLPIGMQIEIDTQSVLEYCVQKLLESYEYVDEDISEWLLQYVYNQIDNEKGWNIEKQITELGKELLKEEYVLLKKDIEHTHKIDFEQYTKIAKEQQEIISDYKKFVSTQGNLANEIIQKNDINVMLFSYKNSSIGSFVDKAKNGFVDSFARVQKMVDGEMALFSKDTMDKFPEEVDRVTEIWHNELHDAINSILNYHINNISKYNTANNILKNIYSMALLDELANQLSVYRNQENIILISDASYFIAKIADEEATPFIYEKMSTFIQYILIDEFQDTSALQWKSLLPIIIEILSKGYGLSLIVGDAKQSIYRWRGGKMELILHQVDIDLENYKALKQEIVLEDNYRSCPKIIEFNNSLFSCISNKYENLQLLKDAYYKHEQNIKNTIFDGYVACKWINKKEEDVFEILIQELRQINQRYNWKDVAILVRTNAEAENLATYFQQNATDIPFVSAESFLISNHLSVQLIIDTLECLIFNNNFYKYKLDNVFSIYFGIENTDKVLRKKEQFNFENYWNENNFDIININTSTLLDTVEMLLSVYKFDSSSNIYILRLLDDVHQYIQNVDNNVLGYLRYWQENKKKITILPSDDTNSIQIMTIHKAKGLEFPVVVLPFVNWNLQPKSNTIFWTENDSFFNDNSAIPLSYSSSLDDSEFSDAYQSETQLAFVDNINNLYVAFTRAEKELYIYANSIAKDDKKTKQTVAIEIKSANALLYYSLQQDEILKKYFIDESNFLFGHKLEITKSDKLSKQDVFNFSNILQNNNYTLHSSSYQDDFTLKGEILHNLLMYIHDTTMLGTQLAIIKHTYSLSDDDVDSFKKIYESVYDLFLSHKFINDKYEYFYERDFYFNNKSYRADIVIKTPESIIIIDYKTGQKERSHEQQILVYKKAYEKLYNQNVLAYLLYTDNMQLILINQ, encoded by the coding sequence GTGCAATCACAACTTAAAATATATAAAGCATCAGCTGGCTCTGGAAAAACATACACGCTTGCAAAATCTTATGTAAAAATTTTAATAAGAAATCCTAAGCACTACAAAAATATTTTGGCAATTACTTTTACCAAAAAAGCTACTGCTGAAATGAAAAATAGAATTCTACTTTTTCTTCAACAGATAACAGACAACTCAAATAAACAATTGATTGCTGATGTAATAGCTGAGATAAAAAATGAATATAAATTTGATGTCAGTGAAATAATTCATAAGCAAGCTGCAAAAGCTATTCAGTACATATTGCATGATTATTCGCACTTTCAAGTTACAACAATAGATAGTTTCTTTCAACTAATTATTCGCTCATTTGCCAAAGAACTAAAGTTGCCAATAGGTATGCAAATTGAGATTGACACACAATCAGTCTTAGAATATTGCGTTCAAAAATTATTAGAAAGCTACGAGTATGTTGATGAAGATATTTCTGAGTGGTTGTTGCAATATGTGTACAATCAAATAGATAATGAGAAAGGTTGGAATATTGAAAAACAAATAACTGAGTTAGGAAAAGAATTATTAAAAGAAGAATATGTATTGCTGAAAAAAGATATTGAACATACACATAAAATAGATTTTGAACAGTATACAAAAATTGCCAAAGAACAGCAAGAAATTATAAGTGATTATAAGAAATTTGTAAGCACACAAGGAAATTTAGCCAATGAAATTATACAAAAAAACGATATTAATGTAATGCTGTTTTCTTATAAAAATAGTTCTATTGGTTCTTTTGTTGATAAAGCAAAAAATGGCTTTGTAGATTCATTTGCTAGAGTGCAAAAGATGGTAGATGGCGAAATGGCTTTGTTTTCAAAAGATACTATGGATAAATTTCCTGAAGAAGTAGATAGAGTTACAGAAATTTGGCATAATGAATTGCATGATGCAATTAATAGTATCTTAAATTATCATATAAATAACATAAGTAAATATAATACAGCTAACAATATCTTGAAAAATATATATTCGATGGCATTGTTAGATGAATTGGCAAATCAACTTAGTGTATATCGAAATCAAGAGAATATTATTCTAATATCAGATGCATCTTATTTTATTGCAAAAATTGCAGATGAAGAAGCAACACCATTTATATATGAGAAAATGAGTACGTTTATTCAATATATTTTGATAGACGAATTTCAGGATACTTCTGCTTTGCAATGGAAAAGTTTATTGCCAATTATAATTGAGATTTTATCCAAAGGTTATGGTTTAAGTTTAATTGTTGGCGATGCTAAACAAAGCATTTATAGGTGGCGTGGCGGAAAAATGGAATTGATACTACATCAAGTAGATATAGATTTAGAAAATTACAAAGCCTTAAAGCAAGAAATTGTTTTAGAAGATAATTACAGAAGTTGTCCAAAAATTATAGAATTTAATAACTCACTATTCTCATGTATTTCTAATAAATATGAGAATTTACAGTTGCTAAAAGATGCATACTATAAGCACGAACAGAATATAAAAAATACAATATTTGATGGCTATGTAGCATGCAAATGGATAAATAAAAAAGAGGAAGACGTATTTGAAATCTTAATACAAGAACTTAGACAAATTAATCAAAGGTACAATTGGAAAGATGTTGCTATTTTGGTAAGAACAAATGCAGAAGCAGAAAATTTAGCTACTTATTTCCAACAAAATGCAACAGACATACCATTTGTTTCAGCCGAGTCATTTTTAATTAGCAATCATTTAAGTGTACAATTAATTATAGATACATTAGAATGTTTAATATTTAATAATAATTTTTATAAATACAAATTAGATAATGTATTTTCTATTTATTTTGGTATAGAAAATACAGATAAAGTACTTAGAAAAAAAGAACAATTTAATTTTGAAAACTATTGGAACGAAAATAATTTTGATATAATAAACATCAATACATCTACACTTTTAGATACTGTAGAGATGTTGCTGTCTGTTTATAAATTTGATTCTTCAAGCAATATATATATACTTAGATTGCTGGATGATGTGCACCAATACATACAAAATGTAGACAATAATGTATTAGGTTATTTAAGGTATTGGCAAGAAAATAAAAAGAAAATAACCATTCTGCCATCAGACGATACAAACTCAATTCAGATAATGACAATTCATAAAGCCAAAGGCTTAGAGTTCCCAGTTGTAGTTTTGCCATTCGTTAATTGGAATTTGCAACCAAAATCCAATACTATTTTTTGGACTGAAAACGATTCTTTTTTTAATGATAATTCTGCTATTCCATTGTCTTATTCAAGTTCATTAGATGATTCTGAATTTAGTGATGCCTATCAATCAGAAACGCAATTGGCATTTGTAGATAATATCAATAATTTGTACGTAGCATTTACAAGAGCAGAAAAAGAATTGTATATCTATGCAAATTCAATAGCTAAAGATGATAAAAAAACGAAGCAAACAGTAGCTATCGAAATAAAATCTGCGAATGCTTTGTTGTACTATTCTTTGCAACAAGACGAAATACTCAAAAAATATTTTATTGATGAAAGTAATTTTTTATTTGGACACAAATTAGAAATAACAAAATCTGATAAGCTAAGTAAACAAGATGTGTTTAATTTTTCAAATATCTTGCAAAATAATAATTATACTTTGCACTCATCAAGCTATCAAGATGATTTTACACTAAAAGGAGAAATACTACACAACTTGTTAATGTACATCCATGATACAACTATGCTGGGTACACAGTTGGCAATAATAAAACATACATATTCATTGTCTGATGATGATGTAGATTCTTTCAAAAAAATATATGAAAGTGTATATGATTTGTTTCTTAGTCATAAATTTATAAACGATAAGTATGAATATTTTTATGAAAGAGATTTTTATTTTAATAATAAATCGTACAGAGCAGATATTGTAATTAAAACACCAGAATCAATAATTATTATAGATTATAAAACTGGACAAAAAGAACGTAGCCACGAACAACAAATTTTGGTGTATAAAAAAGCTTATGAAAAATTGTATAACCAAAATGTTTTGGCGTATCTATTATACACAGATAATATGCAGTTAATTCTTATCAATCAATGA
- a CDS encoding aldose 1-epimerase translates to MKHKASTYCEEAIQIVELSSQNSTIKIAINIGCTLYSWKYKDTEIIYFNDTLKNYQTHKKLAGVPFMHPWSNRLESDFIFEKAFTTNDAIENILHRDANNLPLHGLILKSTQWKLETLKEEENYASMRAEIIFDDENLLTIFPYKHKVQLEITLENDMVSYSVQVDSLDDKPMPLTFGFHPYFNLQNSTENKLTIPDSVLALVDDKMIPTYQFLQSHLLFDIKNNVLDIDNRKIDHAFIHTNNEVNYKLETTHYNVEFILDNDYKVVQIYYPNNEEKPYICIEPMLAKANAFNHSKYLETKRNQYTINFKMSAY, encoded by the coding sequence ATGAAACACAAAGCATCAACATATTGTGAAGAAGCTATTCAAATAGTTGAATTAAGCAGCCAAAACTCAACTATCAAAATTGCAATAAATATTGGATGTACATTGTACAGTTGGAAATATAAAGACACAGAAATAATATATTTTAATGACACACTAAAAAACTATCAAACACATAAAAAGTTAGCTGGTGTGCCATTCATGCATCCATGGTCAAATCGATTAGAAAGCGATTTTATTTTTGAGAAAGCATTTACAACAAATGATGCCATTGAAAATATTTTACATCGAGATGCAAATAATTTGCCATTGCATGGTTTGATTTTAAAATCTACTCAATGGAAATTAGAAACACTTAAAGAAGAAGAAAATTATGCAAGTATGCGTGCTGAAATCATTTTTGATGATGAAAATCTGTTGACTATTTTCCCATACAAACACAAAGTGCAATTAGAAATTACATTAGAAAATGATATGGTATCATACTCAGTTCAAGTAGATAGTTTAGATGATAAACCAATGCCTTTGACTTTTGGCTTTCATCCATATTTTAATTTGCAAAATTCAACTGAAAATAAATTAACTATTCCAGATTCAGTGCTTGCATTGGTTGATGATAAAATGATTCCAACTTATCAATTTTTACAAAGTCATTTGTTGTTTGATATTAAAAACAATGTTTTAGATATTGACAATAGAAAAATTGACCACGCATTTATACACACAAATAATGAAGTGAATTATAAATTAGAAACAACACATTATAATGTGGAGTTTATTTTGGATAATGATTATAAAGTTGTACAAATATATTATCCAAATAATGAAGAAAAACCATATATATGCATCGAGCCAATGCTAGCAAAAGCAAATGCATTTAATCATAGTAAGTATTTAGAAACAAAAAGAAATCAGTATACAATTAATTTTAAAATGAGCGCATATTAA
- a CDS encoding ATP-binding protein, whose translation MIEIAKIELSSKLDNVKKIETLIDNIKNNYQLRDSVYGNVMIACIEAVTNAIEHGNNLDCKKKVNFSAFINQKSIKICVKDEGDGFNIDELDDPTLPENKLDPDGRGVYIMKNLADDIVFENKGACVNMYFNI comes from the coding sequence ATGATAGAGATTGCAAAAATTGAACTCAGCTCTAAGCTGGATAATGTCAAAAAGATTGAAACACTCATCGATAATATAAAAAACAATTATCAACTTAGAGATAGTGTGTATGGCAATGTAATGATAGCTTGTATAGAAGCTGTAACAAATGCTATAGAACATGGCAACAATTTAGATTGTAAAAAGAAAGTGAACTTCAGTGCGTTCATCAATCAGAAGAGTATTAAAATATGTGTGAAAGACGAAGGCGATGGTTTTAATATAGATGAATTAGACGACCCAACTTTGCCTGAAAATAAATTAGATCCAGATGGTCGTGGTGTGTATATTATGAAAAACTTAGCTGATGATATCGTCTTTGAAAATAAAGGCGCGTGTGTAAATATGTATTTTAATATTTAA